A stretch of the Filimonas lacunae genome encodes the following:
- a CDS encoding alkylphosphonate utilization protein: MWSEVPGIKVVAWRLLSRLQKESWAADNLDMIYMEDDMLAWAKATGDHDNDDAVALHKDSNGTVLQTGDTVVLIKSLDVKGTTLNAKLGTVVKNIRLVEENTEQIEGKIEGQVIVILTKYVRKQG; the protein is encoded by the coding sequence ATGTGGAGCGAAGTGCCTGGTATTAAGGTAGTGGCCTGGCGTTTATTAAGCCGTTTGCAAAAAGAAAGCTGGGCCGCAGACAACCTGGACATGATATACATGGAAGATGATATGCTCGCCTGGGCCAAAGCCACCGGCGACCATGACAACGATGACGCGGTAGCGCTACATAAAGATAGCAATGGCACTGTGCTGCAAACCGGCGACACCGTAGTGTTAATCAAATCGCTGGATGTAAAAGGTACTACGCTGAATGCTAAACTGGGCACTGTGGTAAAAAATATTCGCCTGGTAGAAGAAAATACTGAGCAGATTGAAGGTAAAATAGAAGGACAGGTAATTGTAATTCTTACTAAATATGTAAGAAAGCAGGGATAA
- a CDS encoding DUF3574 domain-containing protein, giving the protein MQRTDLFLGRDIPGGGHVSDKDWKNFADSVITPRFPDGYTEWAAQGKWMDTQTHQTIAEDTKVVTFIGKRGKAHRAVVDTVVRAYMQRFQQQAVLQLCSKPGVQFLYNK; this is encoded by the coding sequence ATGCAACGAACCGATCTGTTTTTGGGAAGAGATATTCCCGGCGGAGGCCATGTATCTGACAAAGATTGGAAAAACTTCGCTGACAGTGTTATTACACCCCGTTTTCCGGATGGGTATACTGAGTGGGCGGCCCAGGGTAAATGGATGGATACACAAACCCATCAAACCATTGCAGAAGATACCAAAGTAGTTACGTTTATTGGCAAAAGAGGTAAAGCGCATCGTGCAGTTGTAGATACAGTGGTGCGGGCATATATGCAACGCTTTCAACAACAGGCGGTGCTGCAATTGTGTTCTAAGCCAGGTGTACAGTTTCTCTATAATAAATAA
- a CDS encoding phosphodiester glycosidase family protein, whose translation MNNNRFLTPIMVMLALAALTVCFSRKQDGDNRFLTYYADTKKQDIRLYWKDDAGKPLKTLQRLADFVKGKNQRLLFAMNGGMYAAGNIPKGVYIEDAKLVTPLDTASGAGNFYIRPNGVFYITKDSIAGICTTESFAKQAKVRYATQSGPMLLVNRQMLPVFTKGSANVNIRNGVGILPDNRLVFVMSKEPVNFYDFAAFFQSLGCVHALYLDGYVSRTYLPAQNWIQTDGDFGVMIGVSL comes from the coding sequence ATGAACAATAACCGCTTTCTAACACCCATCATGGTAATGCTTGCATTGGCAGCGTTAACCGTATGTTTCTCCCGTAAACAGGATGGAGATAACAGATTTCTTACTTATTACGCCGATACTAAAAAACAGGATATACGCTTATATTGGAAAGATGATGCGGGTAAGCCGCTGAAAACCTTGCAAAGGCTGGCTGATTTTGTAAAGGGTAAAAATCAACGCCTGTTGTTTGCCATGAATGGCGGCATGTATGCTGCAGGTAACATTCCTAAAGGTGTTTATATAGAAGATGCTAAGCTGGTAACGCCATTGGATACCGCTTCCGGAGCGGGTAATTTTTATATCAGGCCTAACGGCGTGTTTTATATCACTAAAGACAGCATAGCGGGCATTTGTACTACAGAAAGTTTTGCAAAGCAGGCAAAAGTGCGGTATGCCACCCAGTCAGGGCCTATGCTGCTTGTGAACCGGCAAATGCTACCCGTATTTACCAAAGGCTCTGCAAATGTAAACATCCGTAACGGGGTGGGTATATTGCCAGATAACAGGCTGGTGTTTGTGATGAGTAAAGAGCCCGTTAATTTTTATGATTTTGCTGCTTTCTTTCAGTCGTTGGGCTGCGTGCATGCTTTATACCTGGATGGCTATGTGTCACGTACTTATTTACCCGCACAAAACTGGATACAAACAGATGGGGACTTTGGAGTGATGATAGGCGTTAGTTTATAA